The Arachis duranensis cultivar V14167 chromosome 9, aradu.V14167.gnm2.J7QH, whole genome shotgun sequence genomic sequence TAGGAATAAAAAAGGCAGGGCTACGAGTGCAATATTTTCTTTActtagaaaaaataaaggaaagacgaacaagaaaattttaactttaaaatctATATTCTgagaaataacagaaaaaatgGCATggctatgaatgcatgaaaccaGACCTTGTTACAGATGGACATAGTAAATTGAATTATTGGGTTTCCTTATTTGGATTTGAGCCATGGAATGAAGAtgctttaacaataataattaaagtaGTAACGATGAAGCATATAATTGAGTTCGGTGGAAATTTTGACTTCATTTGCAATGAAACAAAAAATTGTATTAACCAAAAAGGaataagaaagagaaaactTTCTTCATGCAAAGAAATTGAaatcatttaaataaatattgaattaaattaaacacGCAAAGTATATTATATACCTATTATTATTCATACTTGTAAAAACATTAACTTTCCTCTCTTCTGTACAACAATTTctctactaataataaatacataatccaGTCAAGCTAGCTAGCTGCACGAATTAATTAAGTACTATTTTCTAATTTCACATAGTGGATAATACAAATGCAACTTCTATATTCTGTACCATTTTCTAACATGCATAAATGCTGCAAAACATGAAATAGGACTAGGTTCACAATATACAGAAAGTGTAATCAATGAGctttcacaaaatcaatgaatcaGACATAATAAACCAAATACTCTGATAATGCAGCCATCTCAGGAACTAAGCAGCAAGgagaaattaaaattgtataatGACATGTACAGGCTTCAAAGAGATTTAACTAAGCAAGCAGATTTAAAATTGTTCCATCAAAGGCATTTGGATGGATCAAAGTTATCAGATCAAAATTTtgttgaaataaaatttaacctTTTCTAGCAAAAATGGTTAAAAAAATACCAACGTGTAAAGCACAATTAACGGACCAGCAACAcaacatatgaaaaataaaaataccaacATTGAATGGTCACTTGGAAGAGTCAATAACAAAGTCCTTGTTCTTGTAAAAAATGGCTTGATTAGATATGTATTCTCTATATACCCTTCATTATTTATCCTTAAAGCATTACTAGAATTTCAGTATTGTTAACTCCCACCCTTCCCATTTAACGTCCCTATCAAGTAATGTATATTATTATAAACTTGTGCTGATAACGAATCTAAAATCCAGGTCATCAACCCAATAATCcacaatataatatattatcaaTTATCCAACAACACCAAATACCACCAGAATATTGATTATAACAGTTTGATACAACTGAAACTAATGTCAAGTTGTAGTGTTGAGTAGTAGCCAATGTTGTATATTGCTTATAAAACTTTAATAGTATTATAGTTTATATCAGTctcaattttttcttattattttccttttccttacTACAGAATGATCAATTCTACTCCTAACAAAGGCTAAAGAGGAAtagtacaataataataaatcaagatcatcatattcatatataataagaaagttgaaagaaaaataacctTGTTTGGAGTGTGCTCTAAAAGCTTCTCTACtgcaaataattttgtaattattatcaACAGTGAAAACAAAAACACCCTTTGACAATTTTTATGCACAGTACTTAACAATCGACACCAAACGAAGTCGCTTCCTGCACCAGAACCGGGTTTGTTGAAGAGCTTCTACACACTGCCAGTTTCAGATAAATCTGCATTAAAACAATGCAATTTCAGTTCCCAAAACTCTCTATAGAGTGCTGTATAGTGGCTTTAAATTTCAAAGCTTAGTAGCAGAACATAGATGTTAGTAGCACACAAAGAGCATAGTGGAGATCagcattttcttttataatgTCCAAAATCCAAATGCATGTATCTTTTAATCCATAGTGTGCATTATTCTCACCTTGTAGTCCTATTAATCTGGTCTAGTTTAATTACGTTATCTTCCCTATGTATAAAACAAGTAACACTCTCAACACAAGTTTTCTTTATTTAGAAGAATTGAATCGAAACCTTGGTTAGGTGATCATCTCGAGAGATTTTAGCCTAGTGAATTATGGTATTGTTAGGGGCAACCGGGAATGTTTAAGGCTTGTTTAATGTTCATGACTCATCTGAGAaggaaaattaatttaaagGGTTAACTGGTAAACTTAAAAGTAGAGATCATGTGTAGAAGAGACCGAAAAAGAGTAAATGATGACAACCATTTGGCCTCTATTTATTAGGATTCATCCAAAAACTTGTAACTAGATTAGTCTAAGAGTCTTCACTTTAAAAGGAACATGCATGCGGAGGGGTTCAGTATGGGTTTAAAGAATAATCCTATTTTCTTTTAACTCGTACTAAAGCTTGCTTGATTCATTTCAACTCACATGATTGCCCTTCAAAGTCTACTAACTAAGGCCGGTTTAAGAGAGAAGGGAAAGATGGATGATCAATCATAAGAAAAATAGGaggaacaaataaaaaatgaatagtCGATTGATAATCATAGTATCTTTAAAGATTAATTCAATTGAATGAGAACAACATGCTCTTTAGATCACTCGAACCAGTCAACCCTATTTTTCAACTCCACACTCATCACACTATGCAAAAAGTACTCAAGCTATTTATAGAATAAGAGAATGACTCAAGGGGAGAGATAGACGAGATTAATTCTCTACAATCTAGTCTCATTACTTAAGAGAAACAAAATAACAGAGCAATTTGTTCTTGCTGATCAAACACAGATGTACGTAAAGATAGAATTACAATCTGCTAATTAATTTAACTCAATTAGCTATCTAGCCAATCAACACTCACGTGTTCAATTGGTTAAAATTATGACAGAAGCAGAATAATGATAAGCCAGCTGAGCTTGCTCATATGGGACCAAGTCACATGAATCAAATTTCTAACCCTAAACAGCAGCAGTTAACTCCAATTAATAGAAGATATGGACAAATTCTTGTTCAAAATTCCGAACCAAGAGTGAAAACACAAAGGAAAGCTCAAAGTGTTAGAACTAACCAGTGACAGGGAGAGGCTGCGATAGCTCAGGATGGCGAACGGTGGAGAGTGGACTCAACAGTTTTGTGCACGACCAAGGTGATGGGAGAATTCGACGCCGGTGGGAGAAGCATGTATGGGAGCTATGCGACTTCACAACCCAAACAGAGGCATAGGATGTTGCAGATCTTAGGAATTTCGCACACCCTGGACGAGGGAGTATAGGTTTCTGGAACTGTGGATGAGGCAAAGGCTCGACAATGGCCAGAGGACGATGGATCGGCAGCAGTGGCGCAATGGAGCAGCAACGGCAGTGTTCGCGCGCTTCCAAGGACTCTTCGCGGGGTTCTGCAAAATTTTGGGAGGAATCAATTAGAATTTATAGGATAAATtaaaaaggggtaaaatagaAATTGAGTTAATAAATCCCTACCTAGCGGCGTTTCACTAAGCAATCGCCGCTGTTGTGGCGGCACACGAAGAGATCCTTCTTCCGCACCCTTGCTTTGCGGTGGCAAGGTGAAACGCCACCAATTCTCTACCGCTATGCTCCGTTCCTAGTGTAGTGATTTGAATGGTATTTGGTGTTATTTTATAAAGAAATAATGATACCAAATTTTGAAAGAAATGAGTTCTTTTATTTtaccatttcttttttttcctcacGTTCAATCCTTTTAACAAGCGTCTTTTTTGTCTAATGGATAACTCACGGTATTCTGTGTCTCGTATTGGTTGTGGTATCAACAAATTTGGACTCATGAAAGTATATAATCATGAGTGCAAAAAGACACCcattaattgaatattttactTCATTTTTGTTACTCTTTATTCCTTTAATTAGGAAGTTCATCACATGAGTAGTCCAATTCTTTCTTCGTGTATTTTCAGTATCAAGGATTACTGGCATGTGAACTGGTGAGACTTTGTTCCTGGTTGTTGGTAATAAGAAGTATGTTTGGTTGAAGAGAATGAATGTTCTCTTGAATTTTAGCTTATTTTCCTTCCATCCACACTCATTTTCAACAAAGATTTTGTCAAAGAAGACAATGAAAAGCCTTTGAAGCTATCAATAACTTTCTTTTGCTCCTcagtgatatttttatttataatcttttctgaaaaaatatttcctacaaaaacaaaataggtaaacaaaaataacattatcaaataataaaaacaacacAAGTTTATCATGAAAATAGATTACAGAAGCAAATTTTATCTGTTGCATTTAAGCCCAAGGCATCTCTTATCTTTACAGGGGTTATGGTGATTTTTCCATAACGTGTGATGAGGGTGTTTTCATATAATCGAAGGAATTAGCCAGTTTGTGTGTCACATTTAATGATGGAATATGGCTCAGAGTACCAAATCTCATTTCATCTACAATAACTTTCTTCTTTTTACTCATTTTTTCTAAAAACATCATCTATAATTTTTGTAGAGCACCACAAATCATGGGTTTTCTACAAAGTAATTGAAAattatgttataaaatttatttatgcaacaaaaatagagttattttgtttaaaatatgcttacataatatttttgtgCCTTCTtagttataatatttttttcattaatttttttctttgtcattttgtctataaagaataaaaaagataaatcacACTAAATCTAACtcataataaaatctaaaaattacaAATGATGACACCAGAAAACTCATCAACATGGTTTAAATTACATAAGAAATAATACAACAACATAGAGACTTCAAATGCAATCCTATGATATGAAACACACTAAATATAACTcataataaaatccaaaaattacaGATTATCACATCAGAAAACTCATCAACATGgcttaaatcatataaaaaatagtacaaCTACATATAGACTCCAAATCAAAGCCTATATCAAAAATCAcactaaatctaaatcaaaatgacaacaaaaataaaaaatgatgacACGAGAAGACTCATCAACATGGCTTAAATCAAATAAGAAACATTATAACTATataaagattttaaatctaAGTTTATGACAAGAATTAtactaaatctaaatcaaaaTGACaccgaaaattaaaaataatgacacGAGAAGACTCGTCAACATGACATAAATCACATAAGACACAATACAACTACATAGAGACTCTAAATTCAAGCCTATGACATAAATCACACTAAATGTAACAcataataaaatccaaaaattgcaAATTATCACACCAGAAAACTCATCAACATGGCTTAAATCATATATGAAACAATACATAAAGACTCCAAATCCAAGATTATGTCAAAAATCACACtatttatctaaattaaaatgacACTGAAAATTAGAAATGATGACACCAGTAGACTCGTCAACATGATTTAAATCACATAAGAAATAGTACAAGTATATAGAGACTCAAAATCTAAGCATATTACAAGAGTTACACTAAATCTAAATCACTGAAACTTGAAATAATGACACTAGAAGACTCATCAACATGGcttaaataacataaaaaatactaCAACTACAGAGAAGCAGAAATGCactatttaaaattaagttacCTTCAATAATACTTCgtcttttatattttagaaaTACACAAAGAGCTTCGCTCAGAGTTCTTTCATTCggtgttgttgttgatgatttgAAACCTAGTACAGAGAAATTCgttgagaaattttttttgtttggtatTGTTTTTTATGATTCGACCTAGAGAGAGGTtggttgaaaatatttttagagtCATTTCAAGTTCAATGTTAAAATGAGGTTTTGAAACGGTCTTTCGTGTCAAAGAGTACGCATTGAAACATCGTGTGTGTGGAAAGTGAAAGCGTGTTCGCACGCACTAGATAATGAAACTGATTTTTGTTGGGATTAGaccaatttaattgaatttgacGGTCAAAAAACTTATGTGTAACATTGCTATTTGTATATATAGTCAATTTTTGGTaagttttagaatttaaatttggtCGTCAAATATAACTCTGAAGCATCAAATTTCTACTGTACATACTATACAAAACCGCAGTAACCAACGATAGagatctaaaattattttttttcaacttagtgtctataatatttataattttgtaatacTATACTTATAAGCATTTTTGTAACTAAGTCTAACTAAGTCGGCACAAACTTAAgctagcaaaaaaaaaagtgcaTGCGTATGTCACTCTTCTTATTTTGCAGTTTTTAGCACATAAATTTTTGTTAGATAATACAAAAACTTATCGATATAACGCAGAAATTTTTGTATAtggcataaaaaaattttagcatagtacaaatttattaatatagcaTAAAAATCTTTGTATACAGCACATATATTTTTGCATATAGCActgaaattttttaacataacaCAAATTTTGCTGTGAATTTTTAATGTTCTAGGCAtgtaatctttaaaaaatttatgttctTTGCACCAAAATTTATGTGCTATGCACCAAAATTTATGTTATGTGCAGTAATTATTTATGTGTTgtgtatattttattagttgggTGTATGGACATATGGTCTTTCCAAAATTTTTGTGCTGTGcaccaaaatttttgtgttgCGCAACAATAATTTCTGTGATGTGCGTATTTTATTAGTTGCGTGTCAATATTCAGGAGATGTGGTCCTTCAAAATTTCTTTGCTGTGAATTAAAAttgatgtattttaattttctgaatatatataaaagaaccaaaaaaaagataagaaagacgATGACAATGATGATAACAATAAGGAAggaggataaaaagaaaaaataaggagaatagaaaatcaaataaaagaagaagacagcGACAATGACaacaatattattaaaaaagaaacgTGCAGAAAAAGACATCAACAACAACCGCACATATAATAAGTGAAATTTGGTTAAAAATCACTTAACCGCCTAGCCTTTattgtttataattaaaaattacttagTTACCTAGTtttattgtttatattattcttttagtaacaattaataaatataaaatgaaataattttaaGCTGATTGAAGCTTAAGTTTTGTTGTCTCTTAAAATAGTAATTTCACATGAGAAGATAAAGTAGGCAAAGGAAATGAGGAAAGAAATTGGAAAAGTATAAGAGACAACAAAAGGTTACATAATTAagtaatttatttatagaaCATCATATGTAATAATCCAGAGCATGACGACACAAACTAAACATATATAGGCAACACAACCTTAATTAAACAACATACAGATATAGGCATGCATGCTCAATCATAAGAATAATGGACTGAGTTCTTAAGTGGTTGTCCTTATTGGAAGGTAGGTAGGTAGGCATGCATATATAGTGGATGGATCcaaatattcaattaaaatCACACAACAGTAGCAATATGGCCTTCAGGAGCATCGGTCACTAAGGTTGAACTGAAAGACCAAGATTGAAGGTTGTTGACTTGCGTATTTTCTCCCGTGGAGGCAGAGAACCCTACCTTCACCCACTCTGGAAGCACGCTTTTCAAGTCTATGTCATAAGACAATTCGATGCGGTCGTGGGTCCCATAAACACCAACAACCTTGAGCTTCTTGTCGACAGGATCATAGGTTATGCTCACTGATTCCACTCCTCCATTCTCCCAGTATGTCCACTCTGTGTACTTTGCCGAGATAATGGAGTTAACATCGATTCCGAAGTGCTTGTAATCTGGGTCTTTGTTCTCATGGTTCGTGTAGGTGTCGAACTCAACGGCAACAAATTTGTTGCTGGCCGCTGATGAGGCTTTGAAGCGAGCGGCGGTGGAGTTGCCGCCGCGAGTAACCGAGGTGCCAGCAACAAGGCCGAGGAATCTGCCGGAGGAGTCAGGAGGGAGGGTTGAGTCGTGTGGAGCGATGAAGAAGGCGATGCCATCGGCGGGAGAGTTCTGGTCGTAAGGGGCTTTAATGAAGAAGTTGAATGAGGTGGAAATGCTTGCCACCTCTCCAGTGATGGCGTCCCAGAGACGGATGGGGGCAGAGTACGAGGCTCTGCCCACGCTGTTATGTGCTGGGACACCAGCATCGTTCACCTCAGTAAGGTGTATGTCATTGTCTTTTGAGATCGTGGCATCGCCTTCGAGGACGATATCCAAGTCACCCGGCTCGAAACTTTCGAAGGTGAATGAGACCTCTTTTGAAGAGTTCACGGTGTGGATCATCATCACTAGGTGGATGGTTATGAAAGCAACAAGTGCAATGGGTTTCTTTGAGATAGCCATGGTGATGATTTGATAAATGATTACGAGTGTTTATTGTTCGGGGATGGAGTGTGTTGTGTGCTAATTAACATCTAAGGGGGGTATATATAGAGCGCCATGGATGCATGATAGCATTCGATGCCTACCATTGCCTCATATAATATAGAGTAATTGTTAGGTATTTTGagagaatatttttattttgattaattaattatcttgCACGTTTATTAAAGgactataaaaattttaattttttttagtgtcACCGTTACCAGCGTGTGAAGAGAAGAAGTAGTTTAAACTTTGGAGGCCACTCGGATGACGcctaaaacatcttttttttaagatgtttttatattgtataaGTATAATTATTCGTGTCATACatatgataaattaaaattataattttaaattattttttaaaaattaatttaaattataataatttacttaataaaaaaagtaacatattatgtattgtttatttttttaaaacattttttaaaacatttttttaaagatgtttttatattgtattttaattagtttctatataatttattaagtgttcttcatcacatattattaaattttttaaaaaaaatttttttccaaaaataataaaaaatatttaatttggactaaaacaaaaaaggtaatagattaactattagatttttttaaaagatttctaaaaaaatagtttctttcattttagtaaaataactatttattaaagtagacaaattaattattttctt encodes the following:
- the LOC107466721 gene encoding lectin ConGF, with the translated sequence MAISKKPIALVAFITIHLVMMIHTVNSSKEVSFTFESFEPGDLDIVLEGDATISKDNDIHLTEVNDAGVPAHNSVGRASYSAPIRLWDAITGEVASISTSFNFFIKAPYDQNSPADGIAFFIAPHDSTLPPDSSGRFLGLVAGTSVTRGGNSTAARFKASSAASNKFVAVEFDTYTNHENKDPDYKHFGIDVNSIISAKYTEWTYWENGGVESVSITYDPVDKKLKVVGVYGTHDRIELSYDIDLKSVLPEWVKVGFSASTGENTQVNNLQSWSFSSTLVTDAPEGHIATVV